In one window of Haloterrigena salifodinae DNA:
- a CDS encoding nicotinate phosphoribosyltransferase, which produces MSNPFGTVPAEAVLEGRATDAYFERTRATLEHAGKNPHVVAEVTADQFPTGSFDVFTGVADVATLFEGRNVDVDALPDGQLFDGGPVLRIEGPYLEFAELETSLLGFLSQPSGFATAALEARLAAPDSLVLSFGARHVHPSITSTVERAALLAGLDGFSHVAAGDILEREPGGTMPHALMFCFGEGNQDEAWTAFDEAVGEDVPRIALVDTFWDEKSESLLAAETLGEDLDGVRIDTTSSRRGDFRHIIREVRWELDARGREDVDIFCSGGLTPETIRPLRDVADGFGVGSHITGADSVDFSLDIVEIEGEPISKRGKLSGVKEVYRTPDGGHHVALADREGPDEGDALLEPLVRDGEIVREFDLESASERCLADADAVGFDSSE; this is translated from the coding sequence ATGTCAAATCCGTTCGGTACCGTCCCAGCCGAGGCCGTTCTCGAGGGGCGCGCCACCGACGCCTACTTCGAGCGCACCCGCGCCACGCTCGAGCACGCGGGGAAGAACCCTCACGTCGTGGCCGAGGTGACCGCCGACCAGTTTCCCACCGGCTCCTTCGACGTCTTCACCGGCGTGGCAGACGTCGCCACGCTGTTCGAGGGTCGGAACGTCGACGTCGACGCCCTACCCGACGGCCAGCTGTTCGACGGCGGGCCCGTCCTGCGCATCGAGGGCCCCTACCTCGAGTTCGCCGAACTCGAGACCTCCCTCCTGGGATTCCTCTCGCAGCCGAGCGGCTTCGCGACGGCCGCCCTCGAGGCGCGGCTGGCGGCACCCGACTCGCTGGTGCTCTCCTTCGGCGCCCGCCACGTCCACCCGTCGATCACGTCGACGGTCGAACGCGCGGCCCTGCTCGCGGGGTTGGACGGCTTCTCCCACGTCGCCGCGGGCGATATCCTGGAGCGCGAACCGGGCGGGACGATGCCCCACGCGCTGATGTTCTGCTTCGGTGAGGGCAACCAGGACGAGGCCTGGACGGCCTTCGACGAGGCCGTCGGCGAGGACGTCCCGCGGATCGCGCTGGTCGACACCTTCTGGGACGAGAAGAGCGAGAGCCTGCTGGCCGCCGAGACGCTGGGCGAGGACCTGGACGGCGTTCGCATCGATACCACGAGCTCGCGACGGGGCGACTTCCGGCACATCATCCGCGAAGTTCGCTGGGAACTCGACGCGCGCGGCCGCGAGGACGTCGACATCTTCTGTAGCGGCGGGCTCACTCCCGAGACCATCCGCCCCCTCCGCGATGTCGCCGACGGCTTCGGCGTCGGTAGCCACATCACCGGCGCCGACTCGGTCGACTTCAGCCTCGACATCGTCGAGATCGAGGGCGAGCCGATCTCCAAGCGGGGCAAGCTCTCCGGCGTGAAGGAGGTCTACCGCACGCCCGACGGCGGCCACCACGTCGCGCTGGCCGACCGCGAGGGGCCCGACGAGGGCGACGCGCTGCTCGAGCCGCTCGTCCGAGACGGCGAAATCGTCCGCGAGTTCGACCTCGAGTCGGCCAGCGAACGGTGTCTGGCCGACGCCGACGCGGTCGGCTTCGACTCGAGCGAGTAG
- a CDS encoding Hvo_1808 family surface protein, with protein sequence MQRSRLAVLALVGLLLLSGCTVPGSPDRFDTSRELGHVGGYAHDDTFAFDGEETLTESQLEAVKYRSMARIEVVRGLKFERDVDLEVISRSEYRGQRGGSESASAFTNELWRGAFVVDGETDVNEAMDDLYGSSVQGYYVNGRIVIIAADADEILIDRETLVHELVHALQDQRFGLERDGETIDERRAELGLIEGEANYVPHRYAERCGDEWQCLPVTPAAPAEVEADRPFNVGLFLSIYAPYAEGPSFVESLSERGGWAAVDDAHDEYPASTSQVIHPDRYPDDRPVDVDVPDRSSDEWEPITAGGEVRTETVGEATLFGTLWANGVIERSITAGATELSPYNYSHPATDGWAGDTFTAYRDADGERTGHVWRLAWESRADADEFADAYRTLLETRGAESVDAGTDTYRIPDGDAFEGAYRVTVDDDAVTIVGAPTVDDLEGVHAPRVNASTGSTLSDVPTAATAPAVPSESIATAAPPAPLRAGTATAPSPSPAPAATASADE encoded by the coding sequence ATGCAACGGAGCCGCCTCGCGGTGCTCGCGCTCGTCGGCCTGCTGCTCCTCTCGGGGTGTACGGTCCCCGGTTCGCCCGACAGGTTCGACACGAGCCGAGAGCTGGGGCACGTCGGCGGCTACGCCCACGACGACACCTTCGCGTTCGACGGCGAGGAGACGCTCACCGAGTCGCAACTCGAGGCCGTCAAGTACCGCTCGATGGCCCGGATCGAGGTCGTCCGCGGGCTGAAGTTCGAACGCGACGTGGACCTCGAGGTGATCTCGCGATCCGAGTACCGAGGCCAGCGGGGCGGGTCGGAGTCTGCGTCGGCGTTTACGAACGAACTGTGGCGCGGGGCGTTCGTCGTCGACGGCGAGACGGACGTCAACGAGGCGATGGACGACCTCTACGGCAGCAGCGTTCAGGGCTACTACGTGAACGGTCGGATCGTCATCATCGCCGCCGACGCCGACGAGATCCTCATCGACCGCGAGACGCTGGTCCACGAACTGGTCCACGCCCTCCAGGATCAGCGCTTCGGCCTCGAGCGCGACGGCGAGACGATCGACGAGCGGCGGGCCGAACTCGGCCTGATCGAGGGGGAGGCCAACTACGTGCCACACCGCTACGCCGAGCGCTGCGGCGACGAGTGGCAGTGTCTCCCCGTCACGCCGGCGGCTCCGGCCGAAGTGGAAGCCGATCGGCCGTTCAATGTCGGCCTCTTCCTCTCGATCTACGCGCCGTACGCGGAGGGGCCGTCGTTCGTCGAGTCCCTCTCCGAGCGTGGCGGCTGGGCCGCGGTCGACGACGCCCATGACGAGTATCCCGCCAGCACCAGCCAGGTGATCCACCCCGACCGCTATCCGGACGATCGGCCGGTCGACGTCGACGTCCCGGATCGCTCGAGCGACGAGTGGGAACCGATCACCGCCGGCGGCGAGGTTCGAACCGAGACGGTGGGCGAGGCGACCCTCTTCGGGACCCTGTGGGCCAACGGCGTCATCGAGCGCTCGATCACGGCGGGGGCGACCGAGCTCTCGCCGTACAACTACTCCCATCCCGCGACCGACGGCTGGGCTGGCGACACCTTCACCGCGTACCGCGACGCCGACGGGGAGCGGACCGGTCACGTCTGGCGCCTCGCCTGGGAGAGCCGGGCCGACGCCGACGAGTTCGCCGACGCGTACCGCACCCTCCTCGAGACCCGCGGCGCGGAGTCGGTCGACGCCGGGACGGATACGTACCGGATTCCCGACGGCGACGCCTTCGAGGGGGCGTACCGCGTGACTGTCGACGACGACGCCGTCACGATCGTCGGCGCGCCGACGGTCGACGACCTCGAGGGCGTCCATGCGCCGAGAGTGAACGCGTCGACTGGGTCGACCCTGTCGGACGTACCGACCGCGGCGACCGCACCAGCCGTGCCGAGCGAATCGATCGCAACGGCCGCGCCACCCGCACCGTTGCGTGCGGGAACCGCGACAGCACCGTCACCGTCACCGGCGCCGGCGGCGACGGCATCCGCAGACGAGTAG